Genomic DNA from uncultured Desulfuromusa sp.:
TTAAGGAAAAGCTTGAACAATCAGAAGATAAAATTATTGATTACCGGAAAAAAAAGGGGGTTTATTTTTCAATCGATGAGGGGGCTGCTCTAGCCGATATTCGTGAGCGGCTGCAACAGGTTGAAGAGATTGAATTAAATCGCGATACTTTGTTGGGGCGTCAAGGGCAGTTGAAGCAGCAGCTTAATTCTTTAGATCCTACCGTTGACATTGTTAGTGCAACAGAAGAGGGAAACCGTTTGGCTGTGATGGAATCCCGCCTTAAAACCCTCTTGCTCCGATACACAGACAATTATCCGGAAGTTGTGCATTTGAAATCAGAAATAGAATCACTGAAACAGCGCTTGTTGGAGCCAGAGTCAACAGAAAAAGAGCAAGGAACAACACGCATGACTTCACTGAACCCATTATATCAGGATCTTCAGGGACAGTTATTTGAAGTGGAGGCAGAACTCTCTTCATTGGTTGCCAGAAAGAAGAATATCGAGGAGACAATAGCTAGGAGAGAAAAAGAATTGCACGAGGTCCCTGCAGCTCAGAAAGAATTAGGCATTTTGATGCAAGAACGGGATTCTTACCGGACTGTTTACAATGATCTATTGGCTCGGATGGGGCAATCTGAAGTCTCTAAGCAAATGGAAATTGGTAATAAGGCTTCAACTTTCAGGATTGTTGATCCTGCCATCCTTCCCGAAGTACCTGTTTCTCCCGATATGATGAAAATGTTTGTGCTCTCACTTGCAGGCGGAATTGGTTGTGGTTTTGGGTTAGTTTTTTTGCTTGAGAATATGGACGGCAGTATCAAGGATGTCAATACTTTGGAGAGTATGGGCATTGATGTATTGGCAGTTGTTCCCAATATTGCGGATCCTGCACAATTAAAGAAGAGACTCCGTAAAGATCTCTTGCTGCTAACTTTTTCAGGATTTTATTTAGTGGGTTTTGTCGGTGTGTTTGCTTATGAAATATTTTTTAGTGGTTTTAGCCAATTACTTTCATCGTTCTAGTTTTTAGGTTGATAATTATATGAGTAGAATAGAAGACGCTATAAAAAAGGCTTCCAGCAGCCGCAACTCGCCGACAGAAGAAAGGATAGATTTATCAATAGAAAGTCGGTCTGTTAAACGACCTAATCGCAAAAATTCTGTTGTTGGTCGAATAAATACGTTGCTAGATGTTGTGCCGATTAAGATTACCAACTTAATGATAGCGACAGCAAGGGATGAAGAAACTGCTGTTGTTGAAGAATATAATAAATTGCGTTCAACTATAATTTCTTTAACCGAGGGGGATACATTTCTTAACACAATAATGGTAACGAGTACCGTCAGTGAAGAAGGTAAATCAATGACGGCATTAAATTTAGCAATTTCTCTAGCAAAAGAGCATGATCATACGGTATTGCTCGTCGATACGGACTTGCGACGTCCTTCTGTGCATAAGTATCTTGATTTAAAGCCTGATTTTGGTTTGGTGCATTGCCTTCGAGATAATTTACCCATTGAAAAGGCACTAATTAAAACGGGTGTTGGTAAATTAGTTGTTTTGCCCGCAGGTGACGCAGTTAAAGACCCGGTAGATATGCTATCTTCCAATCGGATGAAAGAAATCGTCAGAGAGCTTAAATTGCGCTATCCAGAGCGCTATGTAATCTTTGATACGCCGCCAGCTCTTCCATTTGCAGACGCAGGGGTTTTGGCCGGAATAGTGGATGCTACTTTGTTTGTTGTCAGAGAAGGAAAAGCCAAGGTTGAAGATATTGTAAAAACACTTGATGATTTTAAGGAGCAACGTCTCCTTGGTGTTGTATATAATGATGCCCATACTTTTTTAAAGAGTCACGGCTATGACTATTATTATTGATCGACAACTTTCTTTTTAAGAATAAGGGTGGGACAATGAAATCATCGCAATTAGTGTTTTTATCATTCGTGCTCTCTTGCTTTCTATCCCCTGTTTTGAACGCATGGGCCGAAATTGAGATCCATCCCCGATTAACGATCGAAGAAGAATATAATGATAATATTTTTCTTGATTCCAGAAATGAAGAAGAGGACTGGATTACCACGATTCAGCCGGGAATCAGTTTGGATTATCGCAATCGTTCTGTTGAGGCGACGGTTGATTATTTTCTTCGCTATCGTTTTTATAAAAACAATAGTGATGAAAATCTGGAAGACTTCAAAGATGTCCAACAGGCAGATGCAACGGCACTGTTTTTTAGTGGTCGTCCTTTTACTTTGCACCTTGCAGAAACAATCAGTCGTGAGGCCATTGATACGCGTGATGATTATGAATTCAGTGATACAGAGAACAGATCGACAGTCTATCATTCTACAGTGACCCCGGAATATCGGTTGCAATTGGCGCCAACCTTTTCATTGCTCTTTGGTTATACCTATGATCGCACTGATTACGTTGATACGCGGGGAAACGACGTTGAGGAGCATGAAGGCCATGTTTCGCTGGTGAAACAGATCTCTGCTGATTCTGAAGTGTTTGCCCGTTTTGCTTATTCTACGCAATTGTCTGATGACGATGCTGATGAGTTTGATCGCAGGGATTATACGCTGGGAATCTCTCAGCAGCTAGGTGGGCGGACGTCACTTTCCCTGGAGGGTGGCTATAGCCAGATCGAATATGATTCGGGTTTTGATACGGATACAACAAACTGGTTGATTGATATTGCTTATCGTCTTTCTGAACCAGTGACGTTGTCTTTGGGGTATTCGCAAGATTTTGTTACCACTGCCGAAGATGGCCTTACCGAGATCAAAGAGGCAATTCTGAGGGCCGCCTACGTGAAGGAGGCAATGTCTGCGTCAACGGAATTGTTCTGGAACAATTCCGACTATGTGCGTCTTGATCGGGAAGATGACGCTTATGGTGTTCGTGTTGATTTTTCCAGGCCTCTTGCCAGAGCGGTTGCTGCAAATTTAGATGCAGAATACGAGCGTGCTGAATTTGATGATGCAGGTGTCAATGAAGATGTGAATCGCTTGACCTTTGGTGCTTCTCTTGATTATGAATACCGGCGTTTTCTGGCGTCTCTGGGATATCGTTATCGTATGAATGAATCCGATATCGATGGCAATGATTACACCAATAATATTATTACCTTAAGTGCAACGGTCCGGTTTTAGCTTATGTATACGGAGTTTTTTGGTCTGAGTGCCAAGCCTTTTGATCTTTTACCCAACCCTAAATTTCTCTATTTGAGTAAGGGACATCGTAAAGCTTTAAGTTATTTACAATATGGGGTTCAGGAGAACGCTGGATTTACATTGCTGACGGGTGAGGTTGGTTCAGGCAAGACGACTCTGCTCCGTGATATCATTAATAAAATCAGCGCTGACGTGACCTTGTCGATGATCTTTAATACCCGTGTTGACGGCCATCAACTTGTCGCCATGATCAATACTGATTTTGGCCTGCAGACTGAAGGCAAGGACAAGGTTCAGCTTATTACTGAATTAAATGATTTTTTATTGGAAGAATGTACTTCCAACAGGCAGCCGATCATTATTATTGATGAAGCACAGAATCTGTCTGAAGAGGGGCTGGAAGAAATCCGTTTACTGTCCAATCTTGAGGCGGATAACTTTAAGATGGTGCAGATTATCCTGGTTGGACAGCCGGAATTAAAGCAAATCATTGCCAAACCTTCATTGCGGCAACTACGACAACGGATCAGCATCAGTTGCCATTTGAATCCCCTTAATCGGGAAGAGACAGAAGAATATATCTATCATCGGCTTGCGACAGTTGGCAGTCGTGATTGCGTGACTTTCCTGGAAGGAGTTTTTGACGCAATTTTCCGATTCAGTGGCGGGGTCCCTCGTCTGATTAATCTGATCTGTGATTTTCTTTTGCTGTCGGCTTTTGTCGAGGAGAGCCGAGAGATCGATATGGATCTTGTGCAAGATGCTTTAAATGAACTTTCGTTTGATGACCCTGTTTCTCAAGGGTCGGTTTTTGAGTCTCCAGGCAGAGATCACCAACCTATGAACAGTCCAATTGACCTGGATGGCCGCTTAGCGCGTATCGAAGAAAACTATGCAAAATTGAACGCCAACCGGTCAGAGAAAGAGGCCATTCTTGAACGTCTTTCCAGTCAGGGAAGTATTCTGGAATATCTGATAAATCAGCAACAAAATCAATTTTCACAGTTTGATGGCCAGCTGAAAAAGATTTCAGCCCAGATTGACCGATTGCGCCAAACTCTTTTAGTTGACAGTAAACGATCTAGTGTTGAAGAGTCCATGCTTCATCGATCGAAACAAGATTAGGCGCAGATGGATGTGTTTAAAGATTTAGATCAAAATCAAAGGCTTCTTTGGCACAGATGAACACAGATAAGGTCTGATTTAAGGGCAAAAGACTTTAACAATAATCTAAAAGATTGGTTTTGATCTTCATCTGTGTCAATCAGCGTGTATCTGTGGCTGAAACATAACTAACGCTTGTTAATTTGGAGGTTTAAGTGGTTACCATTGCAGAGATCGTTGGGAAACAAGCTAAAATTGCCGTTGTCGGTTTGGGTTATGTTGGTCTTCCTCTGGCGGCAGTTTTTGGAAAGAAAGTTGATGTCATCGGGTTTGAGATCCATACAGAAAAAGTGCAGCAACTTAAAGCGGGTTATGATGCCACTGGTGAATTGACAGCCGAAGATCTGCAAAATACCACTATTGAGTACACCCTGAATCCAGAAGACTTAAAAAAAGCTGATTTCATTATAGTAACAGTTCCAACTCCGATTGATAAAAACAATAACCCCGATTTGAGCTCTGTCGAGAAAGCCTCAAAGACAATTGGTCAGAATTTGAAAAAAGGGGCAATCATTGTTTATGAATCTACTGTTTATCCGGGAGTGACGGAAGAAATCTGTGTCCCAATTCTGGAACAAGAATCCGGTTTGAAGTGTGGCCTTGATTTTAAAGTTGGTTATTCCCCCGAGCGGATCAATCCGGGAGACAAAGTTCACACTGTAGAAAAAATCAAGAAAGTTGTCTCCGGGATGGATGACGAAACCCTGGAAACCGTTGCACAGGTCTATGAGTTGGTCATTACAGCTGGTATTCATCGTGCGTCGAGTATAAAGGTCGCTGAAGCTGCAAAAGTTATTGAGAACACCCAGCGCGATCTCAATATTGCCTTAATAAATGAACTGGCACTGATATTCAATAAACTGGATATTTCAACACAAGATGTTCTGGCCGCTGCCGGGACCAAGTGGAACTTTCTTAAGTTTACACCGGGACTTGTTGGTGGTCATTGTATCGGTGTTGACCCCTACTATTTGACGCATAAAGCTGAACAGATCGGTTATCTGCCTCAAGTTATCCTTGCTGGTCGACGTATCAACGATGGTATGGGCAAGTATGTTGCTGAAAATACAGTGAAACAGATGATCCGCTCCGGTAAGGTTATCAAAGGATCAAGGGTTCTTATCCTTGGTCTGACATTCAAGGAAGATGTTCCGGATATCCGCAACACCAAGGTTGTTGATATTGTCAAAGAACTGAAAGATTATGGCGTAGAAGTGTTGGTCCATGACCCTTTTGCAGATGCTGCGGAGACCTTCCATGAATATGGACTTGAATTGACCGATTTGGCTGGCGTAGGCACAGTCGATGCCGTTATTTGTGCGGTCAGTCACCAAGTCTTTAAATCTTTAACAGTTGATAACCTGGCTGAATTTTGCAGCAATGGCAATGGTCGTGGGGTCTTGGTAGATGTTAAGAGTGCTTACCAGAAGCAGGATGTTGAAGCAGCTGGATTGAGCTACTGGTCTTTATAATCGAGTCCACTGATAACACGGAGAACA
This window encodes:
- a CDS encoding XrtA/PEP-CTERM system-associated ATPase; translation: MYTEFFGLSAKPFDLLPNPKFLYLSKGHRKALSYLQYGVQENAGFTLLTGEVGSGKTTLLRDIINKISADVTLSMIFNTRVDGHQLVAMINTDFGLQTEGKDKVQLITELNDFLLEECTSNRQPIIIIDEAQNLSEEGLEEIRLLSNLEADNFKMVQIILVGQPELKQIIAKPSLRQLRQRISISCHLNPLNREETEEYIYHRLATVGSRDCVTFLEGVFDAIFRFSGGVPRLINLICDFLLLSAFVEESREIDMDLVQDALNELSFDDPVSQGSVFESPGRDHQPMNSPIDLDGRLARIEENYAKLNANRSEKEAILERLSSQGSILEYLINQQQNQFSQFDGQLKKISAQIDRLRQTLLVDSKRSSVEESMLHRSKQD
- a CDS encoding XrtA-associated tyrosine autokinase, whose translation is MSRIEDAIKKASSSRNSPTEERIDLSIESRSVKRPNRKNSVVGRINTLLDVVPIKITNLMIATARDEETAVVEEYNKLRSTIISLTEGDTFLNTIMVTSTVSEEGKSMTALNLAISLAKEHDHTVLLVDTDLRRPSVHKYLDLKPDFGLVHCLRDNLPIEKALIKTGVGKLVVLPAGDAVKDPVDMLSSNRMKEIVRELKLRYPERYVIFDTPPALPFADAGVLAGIVDATLFVVREGKAKVEDIVKTLDDFKEQRLLGVVYNDAHTFLKSHGYDYYY
- a CDS encoding nucleotide sugar dehydrogenase, with the protein product MVTIAEIVGKQAKIAVVGLGYVGLPLAAVFGKKVDVIGFEIHTEKVQQLKAGYDATGELTAEDLQNTTIEYTLNPEDLKKADFIIVTVPTPIDKNNNPDLSSVEKASKTIGQNLKKGAIIVYESTVYPGVTEEICVPILEQESGLKCGLDFKVGYSPERINPGDKVHTVEKIKKVVSGMDDETLETVAQVYELVITAGIHRASSIKVAEAAKVIENTQRDLNIALINELALIFNKLDISTQDVLAAAGTKWNFLKFTPGLVGGHCIGVDPYYLTHKAEQIGYLPQVILAGRRINDGMGKYVAENTVKQMIRSGKVIKGSRVLILGLTFKEDVPDIRNTKVVDIVKELKDYGVEVLVHDPFADAAETFHEYGLELTDLAGVGTVDAVICAVSHQVFKSLTVDNLAEFCSNGNGRGVLVDVKSAYQKQDVEAAGLSYWSL
- a CDS encoding outer membrane beta-barrel protein, giving the protein MKSSQLVFLSFVLSCFLSPVLNAWAEIEIHPRLTIEEEYNDNIFLDSRNEEEDWITTIQPGISLDYRNRSVEATVDYFLRYRFYKNNSDENLEDFKDVQQADATALFFSGRPFTLHLAETISREAIDTRDDYEFSDTENRSTVYHSTVTPEYRLQLAPTFSLLFGYTYDRTDYVDTRGNDVEEHEGHVSLVKQISADSEVFARFAYSTQLSDDDADEFDRRDYTLGISQQLGGRTSLSLEGGYSQIEYDSGFDTDTTNWLIDIAYRLSEPVTLSLGYSQDFVTTAEDGLTEIKEAILRAAYVKEAMSASTELFWNNSDYVRLDREDDAYGVRVDFSRPLARAVAANLDAEYERAEFDDAGVNEDVNRLTFGASLDYEYRRFLASLGYRYRMNESDIDGNDYTNNIITLSATVRF
- a CDS encoding XrtA system polysaccharide chain length determinant, which translates into the protein MKDALKQIYQYLYAAYRYKYMFIFVSLAVMTAIGAYSFTLPKKYQADTTVFIESNVIDELVRGIAITPNIEDRVRVLQFAILSRDIIMKTLVKLDSEMLTKDSAVLQAYITGLADRTRINVTRRMDRFTLSIVDKDPKFAQQFINTLVGLYVEENISAKREETYGANRFLQEQIEIFKEKLEQSEDKIIDYRKKKGVYFSIDEGAALADIRERLQQVEEIELNRDTLLGRQGQLKQQLNSLDPTVDIVSATEEGNRLAVMESRLKTLLLRYTDNYPEVVHLKSEIESLKQRLLEPESTEKEQGTTRMTSLNPLYQDLQGQLFEVEAELSSLVARKKNIEETIARREKELHEVPAAQKELGILMQERDSYRTVYNDLLARMGQSEVSKQMEIGNKASTFRIVDPAILPEVPVSPDMMKMFVLSLAGGIGCGFGLVFLLENMDGSIKDVNTLESMGIDVLAVVPNIADPAQLKKRLRKDLLLLTFSGFYLVGFVGVFAYEIFFSGFSQLLSSF